The following DNA comes from Haemorhous mexicanus isolate bHaeMex1 chromosome 19, bHaeMex1.pri, whole genome shotgun sequence.
CTCAGTGAGGCCTGTGGTGACACACAGGACACGGGTCACTCATGGGgtgtcctgctggggacacccactTGGCCCAGCATTAATCCAGCCTGGttttcccagtgctgggctcggcctggctgtggggctgtgccatgtccctgtccccagtgccacctgccccagctcctcaccagCCCGGGCAAACTCGACGAGCAGCTTGGGCAGCGTGGCGGAGAACAGCACGGTCTGGTGGCAGTCGGGGAGACGGGCAATgatctcctgcagctgctcagcaaagCCCATCTCAAAGAGCCTGCAGGGGAGGGGATATGAGACATGGCAGGTCCCTCCCTGCCACCTCCTCGGCCTCTCACCCgtgtggggacactgccagccctggggacagccctgctgacCTGTCGGCCTCGTCGAACACCACGTACTCCACGGTGTGCAGCTTCAGCTTCATCTCCACTGCCACGTGCACCAGGCGCCCAGGGGTAGCTATGATTCTGTGGGGACAGAGGTGGTGACAGGACCAGGCCGAGGGGGGGACAGTGTCCCCACACCATCCTGGGAGCAAGTCCCAAATCCAACCCAAAGATGACACAATAGAGACCCTGCTGTCCCACAGGAAGTTGCTCCAAGGGAACACCAGGAATATCCATCAGGCACACCAGCTCTAAACACCAGGATGTCCCCAGATGGCTGGTGGCCATTTCCCCACTGGgtcccctctctgtgccccaCTCACATGTCAGGGTTTTCATGCAGGGCAGCAAACTGGTCCTCCATCCTGTGAGAGAGGGGAGAGGCTGGGGTGGCACtaggcagctcagcccctcaccAGGTTTTGGAGAAGCTTCAGGAAGCAGGGAttggaggggacatggggacagcttACTTGTCTCCTCCCAGGATCAGGGCTGTCTTCAAGCCAGTGAACTTGCCCAGCTGTAGGGCGAGCAATAAACATTGGTGGGATGTAGAACCAAACCCATTGTCCCCGTTGTTCCCACTCGCCCCCAGGTCCCCTGTACCTCCTTGGTGAACTTGAGGGTCTGCAGGGCCAGCTCCCGGGTGGGCGAGAGGATGAGGGCGCGTGCCCCGGCCTGGCTGGGCGCCTTCAGCCGCTCGAACATGGGGATGAGGAAACAGGCTGTCTTCCCACTGCCCGTCCGGGCCATGGCCACCACATCCCGGCCACGCAGGATGGCAGGGATGGTCTGTGGGACACCGccgtcactgtcactgtcccactgccaccccctGGGACAGCGACCCACCGCTCCCCAGGCTCACCTTCCTCTGGATGGGCGTGGGCACCTTGTAGCCCTTCTTCATGATGCCCTTGAAGACAGGGTAGCTGAGGCCTGGGGGAACAGGGACAAGTGAGGTTGCatgggcaggaggggacagtccctgtcccagggacagctgTCCCCTGCCTCACACGCACCCATGGACTGGAAGCCCCCggatttcttcttcttctggtTCTGGGCCCGCACCATGGCCTGAGTGTCCAGCTCAGCTTCGGCGCCATCGTCCTCCTCAGCGGCCGTAGGGAAGGTGGGCAGTGGGGTCGCAGGaacctggggacagtgggggacaTGGCTGTGGTGATGGGTCAGggtcactgcagctctgcactgctggcATGGCAGGCAGGGCCGCCAGTGCTAGTGACGGGGACattggcactggggacactggtaCTGGGACACGGGTACCGGGACACTGGCAGTGGGGATACTGGTACCGGGACACTGGCACTGGGACACGGGTACCGGGACACGGGTACCGATACACTGCTCGTGGGGACACGCGTATCAGGAATACGGCCACCGGGGACACTGGCTCTAAGGACACCGGTACTGTGGACACCGGCACATGGAGACGGGGGCCGCAGTACCGGGTGCAGCGGTATGGGGTGCAGGGACACGCCTCGCTTGGGCCCGCCCCGTCCCcgccccgtccccgtccccgttcccgttcccgctCCCGTCCCCGTTCCCGCTCCCGCCCCATTCCCGCCCGGTACCGGCGctcggcggggcgggcggcgggcgcgcgGCGCCATGTCGGTACCGGCGGCGGAACCACGtggcgggggcgggggcggaaggggccgggcccggTCCGAGCccgccccggggccgcggccaTGCGGGCGGCGGGTCCGGCCCCGGCCGCTGGCTCGGCTGGCGGTGCCGCCCGTCCTCCGCGGGgtccccggggccgccgccgggTGCGGCCGTCCTTCGTGGATGAGTCGCTGTTCGGCCGGCCCGCGGgagcccgcccgccgccgcccgccttCCCGCCGCCCTGGGCGGCTCCGGCGGCTCCGGCGGCTCCCTCGGCCCGCGGCTCCCGGCCCGGCAGCCAGTGCAGGTGAGCCGTGCCGCGGGGCGCTCCCTCCGCTGCGCCGCCTTTCGGGGCTCGCTCCCTGTCGGTGCCCTGCGGAGCCCCTCGACTCCCCCTCTGGCTTCCCCGCTGTAACCGAGCCGTGTTTCTCCGCTTGTCGCCCTCCAAGGTCCCGAAGCCACGCTCCGTCCTTCTGTGACGAGTCCCTGTTTGGTGCCAAGCCGCAGGGTCCTGCCTGGGCAGCTCCGCGGATGAGGAAGGAAGATGTAGCCAAGCTCCACTCGCTGCTCtggagccccccgcccgccccccagagccagcccggCCTCTCCGCACACCGCAGCGGCACTCCCCTGCGAGCCGTGCACCCGCCGGCCTCCGCGCCTCCCGCCGCATCCGAGCCCGGCCGCGAGGAGAAGCTGCGTACCTGGAGGCATCCCGGGAGCGATGCTTGCCCCAaaggctgggctgctcctggcaaagaACGTTCCCAGTCTGTCAGCCGGCTGAGCGCCCCCCCGGACA
Coding sequences within:
- the RITA1 gene encoding RBPJ-interacting and tubulin-associated protein 1 encodes the protein MRAAGPAPAAGSAGGAARPPRGPRGRRRVRPSFVDESLFGRPAGARPPPPAFPPPWAAPAAPAAPSARGSRPGSQCRSRSHAPSFCDESLFGAKPQGPAWAAPRMRKEDVAKLHSLLWSPPPAPQSQPGLSAHRSGTPLRAVHPPASAPPAASEPGREEKLRTWRHPGSDACPKGWAAPGKERSQSVSRLSAPPDRIRISSNLGRERWKNQSAPTTPAAPQGSLVRGRSNSVSGSPVPRNAKAAGGCTARPPWK